A genomic window from Aestuariirhabdus litorea includes:
- the glpK gene encoding glycerol kinase GlpK has translation MTQYLMAIDQGTTSTRAIIYNTQGVPLWQSQREFGQHYPEDGWVEHDPEEIWETTLEVCRQVLKKGHLKAGDIAGIGITNQRETTLVWDRVSGEPIYNAIVWQDRRTAAHCEALKQQGREGMVAARTGLLLDPYFSATKIAWILDKVEGARARAEAGELLFGTVDSFLLWRLTAGKSHKTDATNASRTLLFDIHRQCWDEALLELFRVPAAMLPQVEDCCADFGVTDASLLGAEIPLVAIAGDQQAALVGQACLQPGMAKSTYGTGCFMMLNTGEVAVQSSNRLLTTVAYRLKGEVSYAVEGSIFIAGAAVQWLRDGIRLIPHSSVTEALAREARESGVYLVPAFTGLGAPYWDPNARGAIMGLTRDTGIAEIVAAGLQSVCYQTRDLLLAMQADGAQKPGTLRVDGGMVVNNWLVQFLADMLDVPVERPEVTETTALGVAYLAGLQLGIYQTLEEIGSLWYGDRRFEVEMEEPQRKVLYEGWLNAVERVRTNR, from the coding sequence ATGACCCAGTATCTGATGGCGATCGACCAGGGGACAACCAGTACCCGGGCCATTATCTACAATACCCAGGGGGTCCCCCTGTGGCAGAGCCAGCGGGAGTTTGGCCAACACTATCCCGAGGATGGCTGGGTCGAGCACGACCCCGAGGAGATCTGGGAGACCACCCTGGAGGTATGCCGCCAGGTGCTGAAAAAGGGGCACCTGAAAGCAGGAGATATCGCCGGCATCGGTATCACCAACCAGCGTGAAACCACGCTGGTGTGGGATCGGGTCAGTGGTGAGCCGATCTACAACGCCATCGTCTGGCAGGATCGGCGAACTGCGGCCCATTGCGAAGCCCTTAAACAGCAGGGGCGGGAGGGGATGGTCGCTGCCAGGACCGGGCTGTTGCTGGACCCCTATTTTTCGGCTACCAAGATTGCCTGGATACTGGACAAGGTCGAGGGCGCGCGGGCCCGGGCCGAAGCCGGCGAACTGCTGTTCGGCACGGTGGACAGCTTCCTCCTGTGGCGGCTGACCGCGGGCAAAAGCCATAAGACCGATGCCACCAACGCCTCGCGTACCCTGCTGTTCGATATTCATCGCCAGTGTTGGGATGAGGCGTTGCTGGAACTGTTCCGGGTCCCGGCGGCGATGTTGCCGCAGGTGGAGGATTGCTGCGCTGATTTTGGGGTTACCGACGCCAGCCTCCTGGGGGCGGAGATCCCCCTGGTTGCCATCGCCGGCGACCAGCAGGCGGCGCTGGTGGGGCAGGCCTGCCTGCAACCCGGTATGGCCAAGAGCACTTATGGCACCGGCTGCTTCATGATGCTCAACACCGGTGAGGTAGCCGTGCAGTCCAGTAACCGCCTGCTCACTACCGTCGCCTACCGCCTCAAGGGGGAGGTCAGCTACGCCGTAGAGGGCAGTATCTTTATCGCCGGAGCGGCGGTGCAGTGGTTGCGGGACGGCATTCGCCTGATCCCCCACTCCAGCGTCACTGAGGCCCTGGCCCGCGAGGCACGGGAGTCGGGGGTCTACCTGGTACCCGCGTTTACCGGGCTGGGGGCACCCTACTGGGACCCCAACGCCCGAGGCGCGATTATGGGGCTGACCCGTGATACCGGCATCGCCGAAATCGTTGCCGCCGGATTGCAATCGGTCTGCTACCAGACCCGGGACCTGTTGCTGGCGATGCAGGCCGATGGCGCGCAGAAACCCGGGACCCTGCGGGTGGATGGCGGCATGGTGGTCAACAACTGGCTGGTGCAGTTTCTGGCCGATATGCTGGACGTTCCGGTGGAACGTCCGGAGGTCACCGAAACCACCGCCCTGGGTGTCGCCTACCTGGCGGGTTTACAGCTGGGCATCTACCAGACGCTGGAGGAGATAGGCAGCCTCTGGTACGGGGACCGGCGGTTTGAGGTTGAGATGGAGGAGCCCCAGCGGAAGGTGCTCTATGAGGGGTGGCTCAACGCGGTGGAGCGGGTGCGTACCAACCGCTAA
- the atpD gene encoding F0F1 ATP synthase subunit beta has product MAEHAERVPAIPPIGVITEVQGPVVVIRCSPLPPLGRALYCRLAGSRCVLEVHQHLDCDRVRAIALQDTAGLSRGLRVYDQGGPLKVPVGKACLGRVLNLFGDPLDGQPPMVAEQWRALHGEPSLLASGGQGGQMLESGIKVIDLLCPFVRGGKTGLFGGAGVGKTVLVMEFMRAIAQIHRGVSVFAGVGERIREAHELWHELEDSGMRNRALMLFGQMDESPGVRFRVALTGITYAEYLRDELATEVLFVVDNVFRFVQAGSEISSLLGRMPATVGYQPTLSSEVAELEERIFSTPKGAITSVQAVYVPADDMSDPAVSTILSHLDSSVILSRQQASRGIYPAVDPLLSSSRMLDRHLLGDRHYRVAEGVREHLARYKELEDIISMLGIEELSPSDRRIVLRARRIQKYLTQPLWVTAPHTGIAGQSVALVDTIRDCDALLCGRYDEWDESRCYMRGALEEAS; this is encoded by the coding sequence ATGGCCGAGCACGCAGAGAGAGTACCCGCGATCCCCCCGATCGGAGTGATCACTGAAGTCCAGGGTCCCGTAGTGGTGATCCGCTGTTCCCCCTTGCCCCCCCTGGGGCGTGCACTCTACTGCCGGCTGGCGGGTAGTCGTTGTGTGCTCGAGGTGCATCAGCATCTCGACTGCGACCGGGTTCGGGCCATTGCCCTGCAGGACACCGCTGGCCTTTCCCGTGGGCTAAGGGTCTACGACCAGGGGGGGCCGCTGAAGGTCCCGGTTGGCAAGGCGTGCCTGGGCCGGGTCCTGAACCTGTTTGGCGACCCCCTGGATGGCCAGCCACCGATGGTTGCCGAGCAGTGGCGCGCGCTCCATGGGGAGCCCTCACTCCTCGCCAGTGGAGGTCAGGGAGGGCAGATGCTGGAGTCCGGTATCAAGGTAATCGACCTCTTGTGCCCCTTTGTCCGGGGCGGCAAGACCGGGCTGTTTGGCGGTGCCGGGGTAGGCAAGACGGTACTGGTGATGGAGTTTATGCGGGCGATTGCCCAGATCCATCGTGGGGTCTCGGTATTTGCCGGGGTGGGTGAGCGCATTCGCGAGGCCCACGAGCTCTGGCATGAGCTGGAGGACTCGGGGATGCGCAACCGGGCCCTGATGCTGTTCGGGCAGATGGATGAGTCGCCCGGTGTCCGCTTCCGGGTCGCCCTCACAGGCATCACCTATGCCGAATACCTGCGCGATGAGCTGGCGACCGAGGTGCTGTTTGTGGTCGACAATGTTTTCCGCTTTGTACAGGCCGGCAGCGAGATCTCCAGCCTGCTGGGCCGGATGCCGGCAACGGTGGGCTATCAGCCCACCCTGAGTAGCGAAGTGGCCGAGCTGGAAGAGCGTATCTTCTCAACACCTAAAGGGGCTATTACCTCGGTGCAGGCGGTTTATGTGCCCGCCGATGACATGAGTGATCCGGCGGTCAGCACCATACTCAGTCACCTCGACAGCAGCGTAATCCTCTCCCGGCAGCAGGCCAGTCGGGGAATCTATCCGGCGGTCGACCCGCTTCTCTCCAGTTCCCGCATGCTGGATCGCCACCTGCTGGGGGATCGCCACTACCGGGTAGCCGAGGGGGTGCGCGAGCATCTGGCCCGCTATAAGGAGCTGGAGGATATCATCAGTATGCTCGGGATAGAGGAGCTGTCGCCTTCGGATCGCCGTATTGTTCTGCGAGCCAGACGTATCCAGAAATACCTGACCCAGCCCCTGTGGGTGACCGCACCGCACACCGGAATCGCCGGGCAAAGCGTGGCATTGGTGGACACCATCCGCGACTGCGATGCGCTGCTGTGTGGTCGCTACGATGAGTGGGATGAGTCGAGGT
- a CDS encoding LysR family transcriptional regulator, with translation MIELRHLRTLIALRDCTSMAEAAERVNLTQSALSHQLKDLENRTGTLLVIRKTRPLRFTTAGQRLLNLASDILPMVRSAELDLERLAGGEAGRLHLAIECHSCYQWLMPTIDEFRNHWPDVELDLASGFNFAPLPALQRGDLDLVVTSDPEELVGVSYIPLFRYESLLAVANQHPLAARNHIEPEDLSKEILISYPVERHRLDIFTRFLDPAGVEPLAVRTSELTVMMMQLVASGRGVSALPNWALAEYLEKGYVSARPLGRDGVTGTLFAAVREDQLDTPYMQDFLLTAKDISADTLSGIERAR, from the coding sequence GTGATAGAGCTACGCCACCTGCGCACCCTGATCGCCCTGCGTGACTGCACCAGCATGGCCGAAGCGGCGGAGCGTGTGAACCTGACCCAGTCGGCGCTCTCCCACCAGCTGAAGGACCTCGAAAACCGTACCGGTACGCTGCTGGTGATCCGCAAAACCCGCCCCCTGCGTTTTACCACCGCCGGCCAGCGCCTGCTCAACCTGGCCAGCGACATCCTGCCGATGGTACGCAGCGCCGAGCTGGACCTGGAGCGGCTGGCGGGGGGCGAGGCGGGACGCCTGCACCTGGCGATCGAATGCCACAGCTGTTACCAGTGGCTGATGCCCACCATCGACGAGTTTCGCAACCACTGGCCCGATGTGGAACTGGATCTGGCCAGCGGCTTCAATTTTGCCCCCCTCCCGGCCTTGCAGCGTGGCGACCTGGACCTGGTGGTCACCTCCGACCCCGAGGAGCTGGTGGGCGTCAGCTATATTCCCCTGTTTCGCTACGAGAGTTTGTTGGCGGTTGCTAACCAGCACCCCCTTGCCGCCCGCAACCACATCGAGCCGGAGGACCTGAGCAAGGAGATACTGATCAGCTATCCGGTGGAGCGCCACCGACTGGATATCTTTACCCGTTTCCTTGATCCTGCCGGGGTCGAGCCCCTGGCGGTGCGCACCTCGGAGCTGACGGTGATGATGATGCAATTGGTGGCCAGTGGCCGGGGGGTATCGGCACTGCCCAACTGGGCGCTCGCCGAGTATCTGGAGAAGGGTTACGTCAGTGCCCGCCCGCTGGGGAGGGACGGGGTGACCGGCACCCTCTTCGCCGCCGTGAGGGAGGACCAGCTGGACACCCCCTACAT